In the Pseudomonadota bacterium genome, TCCTGCTAGCATTGAAACTCCCGCCACAACGACCATCCTGAAAAAACCGGTGGAGATTCCTGAAAAAGATGAAACCATCACTGTTAAGGCAAAAATACCCCTGCCTGAAATGTCTCCGGAATCATCCGCAGTAATTCCGCCAATAGAGGATGAGAGCCCGCCACTTCCCCAGGTTATTGCCCTCCCTGTGCCTGTTGCAAGTGAACCGCAAAGTGAACCAGATACCGTCATCGTTATTCCCCTTGATAGTGAGCCTGCGGCGGTTTATTTTGAAGACCCGCAGAAAGATCGTGATGAGGGAATAATCATCGAAACAATAGCTCCGGAGCCATCGGTTCTCAATTTGCCGCAGGTCTTTGAAGAGTCCGGGCCGGCCTACACTTCCGCATCTGGTGAGAATATTTCTGCTGCCCCGCCCCTGGAGCCCTATAAGTATGTCATCCGAACTTTTTTCACCAAAAGAACCGTCTTTAAAATCACCCTGGACAATGGCCCTTCCAAAGAATACCGGTTTCAGTCTGGTGACGAACGGATATTTAAAGCGCGCCAACAGGTTGAGATAGAAATTGACGATGCTGCAGGCGCAGCCATTCTTCTCAATGATTCCCCGATGGATTTATCCAAAACAGAAAAACCGGCATTACTCAAAATACCAGCTGATTCGCCCGAATAACCCCATGCTCCTCAAGCAGACAACAGCCGTGGTAATCAACAGCAGGGACCATGGTGAATCCGATGTAATCATTACCCTCTACAGTCTTGAGAACGGAAAATTCACCGCCATTGCCAAGGGCGCCAAACGCAGCAAGAAACGCTTTGTCAACCGACTTGAATTATTCACCCTGCTGGATATTCAATATGAACCGGGCAAACGCTCGACAATGGCGCGACTGGACCAGGCCGAGGTATTCAATCATTTCTCAGTACTCCGGACGGACTATCTGCGTTACGCCGCGGCCCAGCTTATCTGTGAATCGCTGTATTTCTGGACCAAGGAAAACGATTACGAACCCGAGCTCTTCGCCCTTCTGCTCTGGGCGCTCAATTCCCTTGATCAGCACGGTTATTCCAAAGAAACCATTATCTTTTTTTTCCTTAAAATGCTTTCGATTTTAGGCTATCAGCCCAATCTTTCCAATTGTACACAATGCGGCAGCCTTGATGCCATTAATGCGCCGTTTTGTTTTCGCACCGGCGCCAACGGCATTATCTGCGCAAAATGCAATAAGGAACTTGAAAAATCCAGCAGAACCATGGCACTTGGCACGATTAAACTCCTGCTTAAGGCCCAGAACCTCTCATTAGAAAAACTCGACCGCCTCCGCTTTTCAAAACCGTCAGCAGCAGAAGCTTTTGACATGCTCAAGCAATACAGCACCCACCTTTTGCAACGGGAACTAAATTCGTGGAAACCATTGATTTGATGGCGTCGTAAAAAATCCGATCTACTGCGTTGTACTAATTTTTGAGGCACTCAGCATACCAAATGTATAGCCTCGCACCTAAAAAATTAGTACGTCTTGTATATCAAACTTTTTACTTAGCTATCCTGATACCTTTTTTTAAGAGAATGTCTTGATTGAACGTGCGAGGAAATGATGGCCAT is a window encoding:
- the recO gene encoding DNA repair protein RecO, which encodes MLLKQTTAVVINSRDHGESDVIITLYSLENGKFTAIAKGAKRSKKRFVNRLELFTLLDIQYEPGKRSTMARLDQAEVFNHFSVLRTDYLRYAAAQLICESLYFWTKENDYEPELFALLLWALNSLDQHGYSKETIIFFFLKMLSILGYQPNLSNCTQCGSLDAINAPFCFRTGANGIICAKCNKELEKSSRTMALGTIKLLLKAQNLSLEKLDRLRFSKPSAAEAFDMLKQYSTHLLQRELNSWKPLI
- a CDS encoding helix-turn-helix domain-containing protein, producing the protein MTEETKQSADKLNTTAGELDSLGNFLKSERLRQGKSLEDVSAATRISIVNLQALESDARHKLPRDVFVRGYIKQYATYLTLDAAEVLDRYESTDRELKIVGEEIKETGKVLSAETLAEEPLFFGTRQILSAIFLVLLCILGYLVYKTYYQTPPQVKTETNDILELERALSRDLENAELRKQQIITIEAVKDKKQPAPEDPASIETPATTTILKKPVEIPEKDETITVKAKIPLPEMSPESSAVIPPIEDESPPLPQVIALPVPVASEPQSEPDTVIVIPLDSEPAAVYFEDPQKDRDEGIIIETIAPEPSVLNLPQVFEESGPAYTSASGENISAAPPLEPYKYVIRTFFTKRTVFKITLDNGPSKEYRFQSGDERIFKARQQVEIEIDDAAGAAILLNDSPMDLSKTEKPALLKIPADSPE